In Macaca nemestrina isolate mMacNem1 chromosome 11, mMacNem.hap1, whole genome shotgun sequence, a single window of DNA contains:
- the LOC105493215 gene encoding ermin — MTDVPATFTQAECNGDKPPENGQQTITKTSEELTDVDSPLPHYRVEPSLEGVPSKGNQEERRKLQGNMLLNSSMEEKILKENSEQKFFIVHKAITDLSLQETSADEMTFREGHQWEKIPLSGSNKEIRRQERIAEQPLEEEEDEDRKNKGHQAAEIEWLGFRKPSQADMLHSKHEEEQKVWDEEINDDDDDDNCNDDEDEVRVIEFKKKHEEVSQFKEEGDASEDSPLSSASSQAVTPDEQPILGKKSDISRNAYSRYNTISYRKIRKGNTKQRIDEFESMMHL, encoded by the exons ATGACAGATGTTCCAGCTACATTTACCCAAGCTGAATGTAATGGGGATAAACCACCTGAAAACGGTCAACAAACAATCACTAAAACTAGTGAGGAATTGACTGATGTGGACAGCCCCCTGCCACACTACAGGGTAGAACCCAGTCTTGAAGGTGTACCCAGCAAAGGAAAtcaggaggaaagaagaaaattacaagGGAACATGTTGCTCAACTCATCCATGGAGGAGAAAATTCTAAAAG aaaactcAGAACAGAAATTCTTTATTGTTCATAAGGCTATCACAGATCTTTCTCTCCAAGAAACAAGTGCTGATGAAATGACATTCAGAGAAG GGCATCAGTGGGAGAAGATTCCTTTGAGTGGCAGTAACAAGGAAATAAGAAGACAGGAGAGGATTGCTGAGCAACCTcttgaagaggaagaagatgaggACAGGAAGAACAAAGGTCACCAGGCAGCTGAAATTGAATGGCTGGGATTTCGAAAACCTAGCCAAGCTGACATGTTACATTCTAAACATGAAGAGGAGCAGAAGGTTTGGGATGAAGAaattaatgatgatgatgatgatgataattgcAATGATGACGAAGATGAAGTTCGAGTGatagaatttaagaaaaaacatGAAGAGGTTTCTCAATTTAAAGAGGAAGGTGATGCAAGTGAGGACTCCCCACTGAGCAGTGCCAGTTCCCAAGCCGTGACACCTGATGAGCAGCCAATCTTAGGGAAGAAGAGCGATATCTCCAGAAATGCTTATTCCAGATACAATACAATATCCTATCGGAAAATCAGAAAGGGAAATACCAAGCAAAGAATTGACGAGTTCGAGTCTATGATGCATTTATAA